One window from the genome of Vibrio vulnificus NBRC 15645 = ATCC 27562 encodes:
- the mrdA gene encoding penicillin-binding protein 2 — protein MMRKRRTTIRDYQAEARLFANRALVAFFGIVALMGVLVTNLYNIQVNQYQDYKNRSNDNRIKVVPIAPNRGLIYDRNGVLLAENRPVFDLEITPEKVKNMDTTIAQLQTLFEITPEQIERFHRERKRTRRFKSVPILNQLTEKQVAVFSVNQYRFPGVEVSGTLKRYYPYGEILTHVIGYVSRINDRDMQRLSDEGKEANYQATRDIGKLGIEKFYEDMLHGTAGYQEVEVNSRGRVIRTLKFVPPVPGKDIVLNIDIKLQTYVHQLLDGRRGSAIVLDPKDNGILAMVSSPSYDPNAFVHGISGKGYSDLLNDKNRPLVNRSTLGIYPPASTVKPFIAVSALQEGVVTPNTTRNDPGYWRIPNSDTRPFRDWLRWGHGRVNLVQSIEESVDTFFYQIAYDMGIDRLSNWMSMFGFGDYTGIDIFEESKANMPTRDWKMSRHKTPWYKGDTIPVGIGQGYWTATPMQLAKATSVLVNEGNVTAPHLLRATIENGEAFDSRVLSDYVTYPPIQNVPDRYWNLAKEGMRLVNHGKKGTARRSFTGMSYMTAGKSGTAQVFGLAEDQEYNADELAEHLRDHALFTGFAPFDDPKIIVTIVLENAGGGSSNGAPVARRIFDKVLLDKDSDEVKH, from the coding sequence ATGATGAGAAAACGCCGAACCACGATACGAGATTACCAAGCCGAAGCACGGTTGTTTGCCAATCGTGCTCTTGTGGCTTTTTTCGGTATCGTCGCCTTAATGGGCGTACTGGTGACCAACCTATACAACATTCAGGTCAACCAGTATCAAGATTACAAAAACCGCTCGAATGACAACCGCATTAAAGTGGTGCCCATCGCACCCAATCGTGGCTTGATATATGATCGCAACGGCGTGTTATTAGCGGAAAACAGACCGGTTTTTGACTTGGAAATCACGCCGGAAAAAGTCAAAAACATGGATACCACGATTGCTCAGTTGCAAACCCTGTTTGAAATCACGCCAGAACAAATCGAACGTTTCCATCGCGAACGAAAACGCACGCGTCGCTTCAAATCGGTCCCGATTCTCAATCAACTCACAGAAAAACAAGTCGCGGTATTCTCCGTGAACCAATACCGTTTTCCTGGCGTCGAAGTTTCTGGCACGTTGAAGCGCTACTACCCTTATGGCGAAATTCTCACTCATGTGATTGGCTACGTATCACGCATCAACGACCGAGACATGCAACGGTTGAGTGATGAAGGCAAAGAAGCCAATTATCAAGCAACACGTGATATCGGCAAGCTTGGCATTGAGAAATTTTACGAAGACATGCTACACGGAACGGCAGGCTACCAAGAAGTCGAGGTCAACAGCCGTGGTCGGGTCATCCGCACGCTCAAATTTGTTCCGCCAGTGCCTGGCAAAGACATTGTGTTGAACATTGATATCAAACTGCAAACCTATGTTCATCAGCTGCTCGACGGTAGACGAGGCAGTGCGATCGTACTGGATCCAAAAGACAATGGCATTTTGGCCATGGTATCGAGCCCAAGCTACGACCCCAATGCGTTCGTCCACGGCATTTCAGGCAAAGGTTACAGCGATCTTCTCAACGACAAAAACCGCCCGTTAGTGAACCGTTCGACGCTGGGGATTTACCCCCCCGCTTCGACCGTCAAACCCTTTATCGCCGTCTCTGCATTGCAAGAAGGTGTGGTAACACCAAACACGACCAGAAACGATCCAGGCTATTGGCGCATACCTAACTCCGATACACGCCCATTCCGTGACTGGCTGCGTTGGGGTCATGGTCGAGTAAACTTGGTACAATCCATTGAAGAATCGGTCGATACCTTCTTCTATCAAATCGCTTACGACATGGGTATTGATCGTCTTTCTAATTGGATGAGCATGTTTGGTTTTGGCGATTACACGGGCATCGATATCTTTGAAGAAAGCAAAGCCAACATGCCAACTCGCGATTGGAAAATGTCTCGTCATAAGACACCTTGGTACAAAGGTGACACCATTCCTGTTGGTATTGGCCAAGGCTACTGGACAGCAACACCAATGCAACTTGCTAAAGCCACCTCCGTGCTCGTAAACGAAGGAAATGTCACCGCACCACACTTATTACGTGCGACGATTGAGAACGGTGAAGCGTTCGACAGTCGAGTGTTGTCGGATTACGTCACTTATCCGCCGATTCAAAACGTACCAGATAGATATTGGAACTTAGCGAAAGAAGGCATGAGGCTGGTAAACCACGGTAAAAAAGGCACCGCGCGACGCTCATTCACCGGTATGTCTTACATGACCGCAGGTAAATCAGGTACAGCGCAGGTTTTTGGCTTGGCAGAAGACCAAGAATACAACGCCGATGAGCTGGCCGAGCACTTACGCGACCACGCTCTCTTTACTGGCTTTGCGCCATTTGACGATCCTAAAATCATCGTCACCATAGTGTTAGAAAACGCGGGCGGCGGCTCTTCCAATGGTGCCC
- the rsfS gene encoding ribosome silencing factor: MLREELKDFLADKADDMKAENIVILNVEDKSSVTDYMIICTGTSKRHVASIADHVADEVKKVGLQPLGMEGENEGEWVVLDMGDAMLHVMQEEHRQLYQLEKLWG; encoded by the coding sequence GTGCTTCGCGAAGAACTAAAAGACTTTTTGGCTGATAAAGCCGACGATATGAAAGCAGAAAACATCGTAATTCTGAACGTGGAAGACAAATCCAGCGTGACGGATTATATGATCATCTGCACTGGCACATCGAAACGTCATGTTGCATCGATTGCTGATCACGTCGCTGATGAAGTAAAAAAAGTAGGCCTTCAGCCATTAGGCATGGAAGGTGAAAACGAAGGCGAATGGGTAGTGCTGGATATGGGTGATGCGATGCTACACGTAATGCAAGAAGAACACCGCCAGCTATACCAACTCGAAAAACTTTGGGGTTAA
- the rlmH gene encoding 23S rRNA (pseudouridine(1915)-N(3))-methyltransferase RlmH: MKIQLIAVGTKMPKWVEEGFQEYRRRFPHDMPLELIEITAGKRGKNADIARILQKEGEAMLAAIPKGNRIVTLDIPGKKWDTPELAQQLEAWKLDGRDVSILIGGPEGLAPACKAAAEQSWSLSALTLPHPLVRIVMAESLYRAWSITTNHPYHRE; the protein is encoded by the coding sequence TTGAAAATTCAGTTGATCGCCGTTGGCACAAAAATGCCAAAGTGGGTTGAAGAAGGTTTTCAAGAATATCGCCGTCGTTTCCCACACGATATGCCACTAGAGCTCATTGAGATCACGGCGGGTAAACGAGGCAAAAACGCAGATATCGCCCGCATTTTACAAAAAGAAGGCGAAGCGATGTTGGCCGCCATTCCCAAAGGCAATCGCATTGTCACACTCGATATTCCAGGAAAGAAATGGGATACCCCAGAGTTGGCACAACAGCTTGAAGCGTGGAAATTGGATGGTCGAGATGTCTCAATCTTGATTGGTGGCCCAGAAGGATTAGCACCGGCATGCAAAGCCGCTGCTGAGCAAAGTTGGTCTCTTTCAGCGCTCACCTTACCTCACCCGTTAGTGCGCATTGTGATGGCCGAGAGTTTATATCGTGCGTGGAGTATCACCACGAATCACCCTTATCATCGAGAATAA